The Methanocaldococcus infernus ME region TTAAGAAATTTTTAGATGAATTCATATATCCAGTTTCTGTTGAGATTATTAAAAGAGGATATGAAGGAGATTTTAGATATATTGAAATTGTTAAGGAGTTTATTTAATTTTATTTGTATTTGTTTAAATAAAACTTTGATTACGATTTTTCATTTTTTATTATTTTTTGCCAAAACATTAAATTAAAGTGGTATTATGAGGGCAATACTGGTTTTATTAGATGGTTTAGGAGACAGACCTTCGGAAATCTTAGGCAATAAAACGCCATTAGAAGCAGCATACACGCCAAATTTGGATGAATTTGCAAAAAGAGGGATAACGGGATTAATGGTTCCATATAAAGAGGGGATTCCATTAGGTTCTGAAGTGGCTCACCTTTTACTTTGGGGATACAGTTTAAATGACTTCCCAGGTAGAGGGTTGATTGAAGCACTTGGGGAAGGTATAGAGGTTAAAGATAACGAGATTTATTTAAGAGCAACGTTTGGTTTTGTTGAAAAACATAATGGAGAACTACTTATAAAAGATAGAAGAACAAAAGACATAACAAAAGAAGAGATTGAGGAGCTTATAGACAGTCTACCAACTTACGTTAATGGTTATGAATTTGAACTAAAATATACCCATGATGCACACTGTATTTTAATAATAAGGGAAGAAAATGGATGGATTTCAGATAAAATTTCAGATAGTGACCCATTTTATATGAACAGGCATGTTCTGCAAATCTGTCCAATAAAAAAACTCTGCAAAAGTAGGATGGAATATAACAAAGCAAAATCTACTGCTAAAGCATTAAACGAATATCTAAAAAAGTGCTTTAAAGAATTGGATAACCACGAAATAAATAGAAAAAGGGCAGAAATGGGGAAACAAAAAGCAAACATGCTATTAACAAAATGGGCAGGAAAATACAAAAAAGTAGAACCATTTAGTGAAAGATGGGGGATGAGAGGGGTTGTCATTGGTAATAGTGCAGTGTTCTGTGGTTTAGCGAAGTTTTTAGGATTGGATTATATCAAATGTGGAGATTTTAAAAAGGCAATTGAGATGGCAGTTAACTTAGATTATGATTTCATCCATATCCATACAAAAGAGATAGATGAGGCAGCCCATACAAAAAATCCAGAACTTAAAAAGAAAGTTATTGAAAAGATTGATGCATGTTTGGAACCTCTCTTAAACTTAGAGAATGATTTAATTATTATTACAGGAGATCACTCAACACCATCAGTTGGAAATTTAATTCACTCTGGAGAGAGTGTTCCTATAACAATAGTAGGAAAGAATGTTAGGAGAGATGATGTTAAGGAATTTAATGAGAGAGCATGTGCAAAGGGAAGTTTATATATAAGAGCATGTGATTTAATGAATATCATCTTAAACTACACAGATAAGGCTTTGTTATTTGGATTAAGACCAAACAGAATTTTAAGATATATTCCAGATGACAATAAAACAAAGCATTTAAAAATTGACTAATTTTTACTTTTTTTGATTATCTCCTGCAACAACAATTAGTTTATCAATCTTAAATTTATCCTTTAAAACAAAATCTCTTCAAACTCCTGTCCAAGCACATAATTTGTTTTTAGGATATATAGTTGATTGTGGAACAAGGTTATTTAAGTCTAAAGGTGTAATGTCTTGCTGAGTAAATAATTTCTGGTGGTACTTGTTGTAATCTCTACTTTCATACTCATTAGTATCAACATTAACCTCTCTTTTTCCACATTCTTGGATATGTCCCTCTCTCCATGAAAACCCTTTCCATATCAACAGCTTCCCCCTTATCCTTCTCTAAAATTTCCTTTGTGCTCATTAAAGCCTTTCCTATTCCAATAGCCTCTCCCTTCAAGGTTTCAACAACTACTAAGTCCCCTCTATTTATGTCCTTACTTAGCTTAGATATCCCCTTAACATAAACATTAGCCCCATGACAGATGGCATCAACAGCAGAGTCTTTAACAACAATCTTTTTTAAATGCTCTAACCCCTTCTCCATTGGCTTTATTATCTTTCTTAACTCTTCCTCATCCTTATCCTCTTTCCAAAAGATATAGGCATCTAATAAATCTTGTAAATAGACACAATCTTTTTCCTCAAAGTTCCCACTCTTTGTTCTCCTAAGCTCTTGCATGTGGGCAGAAACACCTAATGCCTCTCCAATGTCCTCACAGAGCTTCCTTATGTAAGTTCCTGACTGACATTTAACCCTAAAGAGAACATCTTTTCCATCTTTCTCTAAGAGTTCAAGCTCATGTATCTTTCTAATCCTAACCCTCTTCTTAACTGCAGACTTTAAAGGAGGCCTCTGATAAATCTTTCCAGTAAATTCTTTAAAAATTTCCCTAACTTTGTCTTCATCTATATCTCTATGTAAATGCATTAAACAAACATATTCCTTAGGTGGGATGTGCCAAAGGTCTATAGTTCTAACAGCTCTCTCAAGGGCTACAGGAAGGACACCAGTAACCTTAGGATCAAGGGTTCCACCATGGCCACTCTTATTAATGTTTAAAATTTTCCTAACCCAGCTTGACACCTCATGAGATGTTGGTCCTCTTGGTTTGTCAATAACTACAATTCCATACTTTATTAAATCCTCTATCTTCCTCTTCTCTGGGTAAGAACCATATTTTTCATCAGTTTCAGCTTCTTCTCTAACAACTAACATTTAAGTCCTCCTCATCAATTTAATTAATCTTAAATAAGCTACAACAATAGAGAATAGAATAAAGATAATTAAAAAAGCTACATTATTGGTTTTCTCATAAATTAAATAGCCAATTAAAAAGCCAGTGAAAATTATGATTAAGAAGTCAATAACCAATATGGTTAACCACCTTTAACACTCCCATAGCTATCCCTTCAACCTCAATTCCACCCTTTCCCTTAGCCCCATCTCCAACTAATAAGAGTTTGTCATTAACTATATTTTCTATATATATGCCACTCTTAGCATGATTCACAGGAATTCCATCCCTATATGATTGGATGTGCAAAATCTTATAATCTATTCCCTTAAATAGATTTTCAATATCCTCTAAGCCTAAGTCTATCTCTTTCTTTATGTTGTTTGTTATCTGGGCTTGGTGAGTCATAATTAGATGATAACCCTCAGGAGCTAAGCTTTTATCAACATTTGTAACCTGGTTAAGTCCATTGATCCTTTCACACTCAGGAGTGAAGAGAACACCAGAGTGTTTAATTAAACCTCTCTTAGAGGCTATACTTATCTTTATCCCTTTAGCCTCTTCAATCTTCTTATCTAAAAATTTTATATTGCTAATTCTCTCTGTTTCTTTGGGAGAGATATTACTTATAACCTTATCAAACTCCTCTCCATCAACATAAGCCTTTTCATCTATTTCAATCTTTTTAACCTCATACTCTTTAATAATCTTCCCTCCCCTACTTAAAATAATCCTTTCAAGCTCATCTATAACTCCTTTACATCCTCCAATTGGAACCCCTGGCCCTCCAAATTTATAGTAGTTCTTGGCTATCTCATAGATCTCTTCCATCTTAACATCATAGGCTGATAAGGATAAAGCCCAGCCAGTGAAAGAATTTCCAACCTTTAAAGCTAAATCTACATCTTCTAAAAATTCTCCAAAGCTCATATCTTTGTCAAAGTTCCCAATTTTTAAATTTGTAGCCATCTTTAAAGCTTTAAGCTTCTCTCTAACCCCCAAAAGAGAAAACAGTTCTTTGTATAAATATTCTTTCCCACCTATAAGAAATGTGCCATCTGGCTTAGAGTCTATAATCTTTACATTGGCTCCAGCCAACTTTAAAGCCTTGGCTAAATATCCTCTACTTCCATGAGGAATCATATGCAAAGCTCCAGTTGTTAGTTGAAAACCTTCCATCTCTATATTTGTAAATCTCCCTCCAATAAAGGGAAGTTTTTCATAGATTGTTATTTGGTGTTTCCTACTTAATATAGCTCCAGCTAATAAGCCACCTAAGCCAGAACCAACAATAGCTATTTTCAAGATCAACACCTCTAAACCTTTATAAGTGATGAGGATTAGAAATTTAATATTAAAACTAAATTTAGGATAGCTATGATAGATGAAATTTATAGAAGATTGGAAGATAAGTATTTTTTAGAGAAGGGGTTAATAGATAGAGAAGAAGCTCTAAAACTTTTTTCAATTGATAAGGTTAGAGATTATTTAGAATTATTTAAGATTTCTTCCCTTGTTAGAGATAAATTTAAAGAGAAGATAGAGATAACTTCTACTATACATATAACTAATATTTGTAAGATAAGCCCTAAATGCCTATACTGTGGCTTTGCAGCAGGAACTTCTGAAGAAGGCTACTATAAAGGGTTTAGGCTAAGTGATGAAGAGATAAAGAGATGTGCCTTAGCCATAGAGGAGAGTGGGATTAGAAGGGTTAGCTGTTCCTCAGCCCATACTGAGAGAGGAGAGGTTGTTAGAGCAGCAAGGATAGTTAAGGAGAACACTAACTTAGAGGTTTTAGTTAATGCTGGCTCTGATTTAACTGAAGAGCATATAAAAGAGCTAAAAAAGTTAAGAGTTGAAACAGTTTGCTGTAACTTGGAAACAATAAATGAAGAAATATTTAAAAGAGTTAAACCTGGAGAAGAGTTAGAAGATAGAATTAAGGTTTGTAAGTTGGTTAATAAGTATGGAATAGAGTTATCTTCTGGCCTACTTATTGGTATAGGAGAGAGTTATGAAGATAGAGTTGACCACCTATTCTTTTTAAAGGAGAACTTTGAGATTGGGGAGATCCCAATAATGGGCTTTAATCCCTACAAAGGGACACCTATGGAGCATTTTGAAAAGTGCCATCCATTAGAGCAGGGTAAGACAATAGCTATAACAAGGCTAATTTTTCCAAAGATTAGGATAACTTCTCCATCTCCAACTATTGGAGCTGAAAACATCTATCTCCCTTTAATGGCTGGAGCCAGTAATATAGCTACAGTGATCCCTAAGAACTATCCTCTATTGGTTAAAGGTGTTGGAAATCCTAAGACAGCAAACTTAGAAGAGGTTGTTAAAACCATAGAGATGTTAAACCTAAAACCAAAACTTGACCTTGAAAGGTTTAGGAGATACTATGATAGGTATAACAGAGATGTACAAAGATATTGGTGAGATGATAGGAGTTAAGTATAGAGTGGTTAACCCCTACAAGGAAAAGGTGAATTGCTCTATTTTAATAATTTCTAAGGGTTATAAGGAGAGAGTTAAAAAGTTAAATCCTGAGGCTAAGATATTTGAGGTTAGAGCAGCAACTTTTAGAGATTTAATAGAAAGCTTGGAAATGCTAAAAGAGATAGGGGATGAGAAAAAAATTGAAGAAAGTATAAGAAAAATAAGGGAGAGGGAAAGAGAAGTTAAAAAGCTCTTAAAAAGAAAAGCTAAAGTTAATCCAAAGTCTAAATTTTTGGAAAGAATAGCTTTAGATCTAAATTTAGAAATCTCTGAGGATGGGATTGAGTTAGTGCCAGACTACTTAGGGGGGAATATAAGAACTCATAGATATGACTTAGGACTAATTGAAAGAATTGAGGATAGATATAGGCAAGTTATTGAAATCATTAATTCGTTTCCATCCTTGTTTTAATGGACTGGTGATTCAAACTCAAGCCGTCCTCAATTTTTATTTTTTGATCAACAATGTTTCCATCCTTGTTTTAATGGACTGGTGATTCAAACGATACTCAAGAGAACTATATCTTGAATATGAGAAAGGTTTCCATCCTTGTTTTAATGGACTGGTGATTCAAACTTCTGGTAAGTCTTCTAATTCATTAATTATCTTTTCGTTTCCATCCTTGTTTTAATGGACTGGTGATTCAAACCAGGGCTATTACAGTTCCTACAGCTCTATCTATGTTTCCATCCTTGTTTTAATGGACTGGTGATTCAAACATAAAGAGAAAACATGAAGAGATTAAAGAAACAAAGGTTTCCATCCTTGTTTTAATGGACTGGTGATTCAAACTGATACCCCTAAAAGAGTATTCCTAAGAAAAATAAGAAGATGTTTCCATCCTTGTTTTAATGGACTGGTGATTCAAACTGAAAAGGCATTAATGAGTAGAATTATTCAATATACGTTTCCATCCTTGTTTTAATGGACTGGTGATTCAAACAAATGAATGAAATAGAATTAAGTGGGGGCATAAAAAGTTTCCATCCTTGTTTTAATGGACTGGTGATTCAAACAATGTATAGAGGAAAATTTGGTGTTAGTGGGTCAATGACAGTGTTGGGTTTCCATCCTTGTTTTAATGGACTGGTGATTCAAACAATCCGGGGAGTATCGTCCAATATCCAGAACAGGATGTTTCCATCCTTGTTTTAATGGACTGGTGATTCAAACGGAAAAAATAGAATGGTTAGAAAAAGAACAAGAAGAGAGTTTCCATCCTTGTTTTAATGGACTGGTGATTCAAACAAATGGTGATCCAATCACATACATAGATGAGTATAGCAGTTTCCATCCTTGTTTTAATGGACTGGTGATTCAAACTTATTATATGAAATAATAAGTGAAGTTGAAAAATGTTTCCATCCTTGTTTTAATGGACTGGTGATTCAAACGTGTTTTGTGGAAAGTGACAAATGATTCAGAATATTGTTTCCATCCTTGTTTTAATGGACTGGTGATTCAAACGACAGAGGGGAAGACTACTACGACATGTTGCCAAAAGGTTTCCATCCTTGTTTTAATGGACTGGTGATTCAAACGACAAAAAAGAAGTTTGAAGAGACAAGAGAAATTTTGTTTCCATCCTTGTTTTAATGGACTGGTGATTCAAACCCTTAATGTCTGCCCTTATTTTATATCAAAACTCCTATAAAAAACTTTCTTTTTAAACCCGAGTTTTCTTACTGGTTGGTTATTGAACCCCTATATAAAAGTAAGAAAGATTGTTCCCTCCATTTAAAAATACTATGCACAACCGTTAAAACAAAGCTCAACAATTAACCCATATTTCACTAAAAATAAAGTCTAACTAAACCTAAAACCTACAAAATAACAGCAAACAAGCCAAAAAACTAAAAAATCACAATTCTCCAACGAAAAAATCAGTATTACTTTTTCCCAATTTTCTCGTACCAATTTCCAACAACCCCTATATAAAAGCAAGAAAACTTAATTAAAAACATTAATAACGATATCTAAATAACTAATAACAAAAAAATAAAAACCCATCAAACTAATTCCTTTTGATGAAACTTTTTCTAAAAGTTTCAAAGAAAAACTTAATTAAAAACTTTAATAACCACAATAAACTTATTAATAACAAAAAATAAAACCTATTAAATCCACAAATAAATATTAACAAAAAGAAAATTTTTCATAATCTTTACATCCAGCTTTTTAAACCTCAAAGTTAAAAATTGGCTATTTTTCCTTTTTTAAAAAATTAAAAACTTTTATATATCCTATTTTACAAGAAGATTTATTAGAAACTCTAAAAAGGTGAAAAAGAATGTTCTGTTTCCAATGCCAAGAGGCTGCAAGAAATGAAGGCTGTACAGTAAGAGGAGTCTGTGGGAAGGATGAAGAAACTGCAAACCTTCAGGATTTATTAGTTTATACTATAAAAGGTTTAGCCTATGTTTGCAATAAGGGCTATTTAGATGAAGAAATTACAGATTATATACCAAAAGCTCTCTTCACAACAATAACAAATGTCAATTTTGATAAAAATGACATTATAAGCTATATAAAGAGAGGGGTTGAGCTAAGAGAGAAGGTTATAGAGAAGTTAAACTTAAATAGGGAAGAGCTTCCTAAGCAAGCCACTTGGACTTATGAGAGTGATGAAGATATAATAAAGATGGCTAACTCTGATGAAGTCAGAATCTTAGCTGAAAAAAATGAAGATATTAGAAGTTTAAAGGAACTTATCACCTATGGAATTAAAGGGATTGGTGCTTATCTAACCCATGCCATGAGGTTAGGATACAACAATGAGGAGATACATAAATTTATAATTAGAGCTTTCTCAAGGCTAATTGAAAGTGAAGATGTTGATGAGCTCTTTAACTTAGCCTTAGAAACTGGAAAGTATGCAGTTGAAACCCTTGCATTATTGGATAAGGCAAACACTGAAACTTATGGACATCCAGAGATAACAGAGGTTAGCTTAGAAGTGAGAGATAGGCCAGGAATATTAATAAGTGGTCATGATTTAAAAGACTTGGAAGAGTTGTTAGAGCAGAGTAAGGGGCAAGGTGTAGATATCTATACACACTCTGAAATGTTGCCAGCTCACTATTACCCATTCTTTAAGAAGTATGAGCACTTTGCTGGAAACTATGGAGGATCTTGGTGGAGACAGACAGAGGAGTTTGAAAAGTTCAATGGGCCAATAGTGATGACAACAAACTGTTTAGTACCTCCTAAGGATAGTTATAAAGATAGAGTCTATGTCACTAATGAAGTTGGCTATCCAGGATTAAAGAGAATTCCTGAGAAGAATGGGAAGAAAGACTTTAGTGAAGTTATTGAGCATGCTAAAAAGTGTAAGCCACCAACACCTTTAGAGAAGGGTAAGATAGTTGGAGGCTTTGCCCACAACCAAGTTTTAGCCTTAGCAGATAAGATAATAGAGGCTGTGAAAAGTGGAAAGATTAGAAAGTTTGTTGTCATGGCTGGATGTGATGGAAGACATAAAACAAGGGAATACTATACTGAATTTGCCAAGAAGTTGCCAAAGGATACAGTTATCTTAACCTGTGGATGTGCAAAGTATAGGTTTATAAAATTAGACTTAGGAGAGATTGATGGGATCCCAAGAGTTTTAGATGCTGGGCAATGTAATGACAGTTACTCATTAGTTAAGATAGCCTTAGCCTTAAAGGATGCCTTTGGATTAGAAGATATTAATGATCTCCCTATAGCCTATAATATAGCTTGGTATGAGCAGAAGGCTGTGGCTGTGTTATTAGCACTACTATACTTAGGAGTTAAGAACATAGTCTTAGGCCCTACATTGCCAGCATTCTTATCTGAGAATGTAGCTAAGGTTTTAGTTGAGAAATTTGGAATCTCTCAAATAACTACTGTAGATGAAGATATTAAAAGGCTGGTTGGCTAAACCCACTTAAAAATTTTTTTGTGATTTACTATGAAAAAGTTAGATGAGATAAAGGAGAAGGTTGAGAGAATTATAAATTTAAAGGCTAAGCTTACTCTATTGGCTAAATTTGAGAATATAAAAAGATATGATAGTAAGATTATCTCTGACTTAGCAAAAAATCAGGAGGAAGCTTTACTCTTACTATATAAGAAGTTCTTGATCTACTACAATGAAGAGCCAAAAATAACTATAGAAATTGAAGGGAAAATAAAAGAGATTTTAGAGGAATTGGTTAAATTAGAAAGAGAGTTAGCTAAAACCTGTGGGCCAAATTTTGGAATAAGACAGCCAATAATCCACTGTCTAAATGATGATGAGGAATTTTTATTTTATATAGAAGGTGGTAATAGTGATAGAGAAGGTTTATAACTTTACAACCAATGCTAATAAGAAGTTAATTGAGAAGATAGTTAATACTGAGCATGTTATTATAAATCATATGGTCTTACCAAAGGGAGAGAAGATTCCTAAGCATATATCTAACTCCTATGTCCATCTAATTATAATTAAAGGAGAGATGACACTAACTTTAGAGGATCAGGAACCTAATCTTTATAAAGAAGGAAGTATAGTTTATGTCCCATTCAATACAAAGATGCTAATTGAAAATAAAACCTCTGATTTGCTGGAGTTTTTTGTTATAAAGGCTCCACATCCTAAAAAGTTAGGGGCTCCAGAAGAGGCTATAAAGTGTGAATAAACTTTTTTATTTTTCTATTTTATCATAAAATTTAAATCTTTAACAAACAAATTTATAAAGTCTAATTTTTATTTATATCTCTTTTAAACTTCTAAATGAGGGAAACACCTATGAGAGTTTTAAAATTTGGTGGAACTTCTGTAGGCTCTGGAGAGATGATTAGGAGAGTAGCAAACATCATAAAAGAGAGGAAAGAAAATGATCAAGTTGTAGCTGTAGTTTCAGCTATGAGTGAAGTGACAAATGCCTTAATAGACATTTCTCAGAAGGCTCTTAATATTAGAGACTTGAATAAGATTGATGACTTTATAAGGTTTGTTAAAAAGAAGCACTATGATGCTATAAACATGGCTATAAAAGATGAGAGAATAAGAGAGCATGTAAAGAAAATTATAGACAATAGAATAGAAGAGTTGGAGAAGGTTTTAATTGGGGTAGCCTACTTAGGAGAGCTCTCTCCAAAGTCAAGGGACTATATCTTATCATTTGGAGAGAGGCTATCAGCTCCAATTGTTGCAGGCTCTTTAAGGGATTTAGGGTTAAAAGCTATAGCCTTAGAGGGAGGAGAGGCTGGAATAATAACTGATAAAAACTTTGGGAATGCTAAAGTGATAAAGCTAAGGGTTAAAGAATTTTTAAGCCCACTGTTGGAGAATGACATAGTTCCAGTGGTTACAGGATTCATAGGAGTTACTGAAGATGGGGAGATAACAACCTTAGGAAGGGGAGGAAGTGATTACTCAGCTGCTCTTATAGGTTATGGCTTAGATGCTGACTTAATAGAGATATGGACAGATGTTTCAGGGGTTTATACAACTGACCCAAAGTTGGTTAAGGAGGCTAAGAGAATTCCAAGGTTAAGTTACATTGAAGCTATGGAGTTGGCTTACTTTGGAGCTAAGGTTTTACATCCAAGAACAATAGAGCCAGCCATGGAGAAGGGAATTCCAATTTTGGTTAAGAATACATTCAAGCCAGAGGAGGAAGGGACAATAATAAGTAATGATGTTGAATACAGTAATAATGTGGTTAAAGCAATAACAACAATAAAGAATGTAGCCCTCATAAATATCTTTGGAGCTGGAATGGTGGGAGTTAGTGGCACAGCAGCAAGAATTTTTAAAGCCTTAGGAGAAGAGGGGGTTAATGTCATCTTAATAAGTCAGGGT contains the following coding sequences:
- a CDS encoding alkaline phosphatase family protein, whose translation is MRAILVLLDGLGDRPSEILGNKTPLEAAYTPNLDEFAKRGITGLMVPYKEGIPLGSEVAHLLLWGYSLNDFPGRGLIEALGEGIEVKDNEIYLRATFGFVEKHNGELLIKDRRTKDITKEEIEELIDSLPTYVNGYEFELKYTHDAHCILIIREENGWISDKISDSDPFYMNRHVLQICPIKKLCKSRMEYNKAKSTAKALNEYLKKCFKELDNHEINRKRAEMGKQKANMLLTKWAGKYKKVEPFSERWGMRGVVIGNSAVFCGLAKFLGLDYIKCGDFKKAIEMAVNLDYDFIHIHTKEIDEAAHTKNPELKKKVIEKIDACLEPLLNLENDLIIITGDHSTPSVGNLIHSGESVPITIVGKNVRRDDVKEFNERACAKGSLYIRACDLMNIILNYTDKALLFGLRPNRILRYIPDDNKTKHLKID
- a CDS encoding RNA-guided pseudouridylation complex pseudouridine synthase subunit Cbf5, which codes for MLVVREEAETDEKYGSYPEKRKIEDLIKYGIVVIDKPRGPTSHEVSSWVRKILNINKSGHGGTLDPKVTGVLPVALERAVRTIDLWHIPPKEYVCLMHLHRDIDEDKVREIFKEFTGKIYQRPPLKSAVKKRVRIRKIHELELLEKDGKDVLFRVKCQSGTYIRKLCEDIGEALGVSAHMQELRRTKSGNFEEKDCVYLQDLLDAYIFWKEDKDEEELRKIIKPMEKGLEHLKKIVVKDSAVDAICHGANVYVKGISKLSKDINRGDLVVVETLKGEAIGIGKALMSTKEILEKDKGEAVDMERVFMERGTYPRMWKKRG
- a CDS encoding AtpZ/AtpI family protein, with amino-acid sequence MVIDFLIIIFTGFLIGYLIYEKTNNVAFLIIFILFSIVVAYLRLIKLMRRT
- a CDS encoding NAD(P)-binding protein, with translation MKIAIVGSGLGGLLAGAILSRKHQITIYEKLPFIGGRFTNIEMEGFQLTTGALHMIPHGSRGYLAKALKLAGANVKIIDSKPDGTFLIGGKEYLYKELFSLLGVREKLKALKMATNLKIGNFDKDMSFGEFLEDVDLALKVGNSFTGWALSLSAYDVKMEEIYEIAKNYYKFGGPGVPIGGCKGVIDELERIILSRGGKIIKEYEVKKIEIDEKAYVDGEEFDKVISNISPKETERISNIKFLDKKIEEAKGIKISIASKRGLIKHSGVLFTPECERINGLNQVTNVDKSLAPEGYHLIMTHQAQITNNIKKEIDLGLEDIENLFKGIDYKILHIQSYRDGIPVNHAKSGIYIENIVNDKLLLVGDGAKGKGGIEVEGIAMGVLKVVNHIGY
- the hmdB gene encoding 5,10-methenyltetrahydromethanopterin hydrogenase cofactor biosynthesis protein HmdB, with translation MIDEIYRRLEDKYFLEKGLIDREEALKLFSIDKVRDYLELFKISSLVRDKFKEKIEITSTIHITNICKISPKCLYCGFAAGTSEEGYYKGFRLSDEEIKRCALAIEESGIRRVSCSSAHTERGEVVRAARIVKENTNLEVLVNAGSDLTEEHIKELKKLRVETVCCNLETINEEIFKRVKPGEELEDRIKVCKLVNKYGIELSSGLLIGIGESYEDRVDHLFFLKENFEIGEIPIMGFNPYKGTPMEHFEKCHPLEQGKTIAITRLIFPKIRITSPSPTIGAENIYLPLMAGASNIATVIPKNYPLLVKGVGNPKTANLEEVVKTIEMLNLKPKLDLERFRRYYDRYNRDVQRYW
- the hcp gene encoding hydroxylamine reductase, translating into MFCFQCQEAARNEGCTVRGVCGKDEETANLQDLLVYTIKGLAYVCNKGYLDEEITDYIPKALFTTITNVNFDKNDIISYIKRGVELREKVIEKLNLNREELPKQATWTYESDEDIIKMANSDEVRILAEKNEDIRSLKELITYGIKGIGAYLTHAMRLGYNNEEIHKFIIRAFSRLIESEDVDELFNLALETGKYAVETLALLDKANTETYGHPEITEVSLEVRDRPGILISGHDLKDLEELLEQSKGQGVDIYTHSEMLPAHYYPFFKKYEHFAGNYGGSWWRQTEEFEKFNGPIVMTTNCLVPPKDSYKDRVYVTNEVGYPGLKRIPEKNGKKDFSEVIEHAKKCKPPTPLEKGKIVGGFAHNQVLALADKIIEAVKSGKIRKFVVMAGCDGRHKTREYYTEFAKKLPKDTVILTCGCAKYRFIKLDLGEIDGIPRVLDAGQCNDSYSLVKIALALKDAFGLEDINDLPIAYNIAWYEQKAVAVLLALLYLGVKNIVLGPTLPAFLSENVAKVLVEKFGISQITTVDEDIKRLVG
- a CDS encoding cupin domain-containing protein, producing MIEKVYNFTTNANKKLIEKIVNTEHVIINHMVLPKGEKIPKHISNSYVHLIIIKGEMTLTLEDQEPNLYKEGSIVYVPFNTKMLIENKTSDLLEFFVIKAPHPKKLGAPEEAIKCE
- a CDS encoding aspartate kinase, translating into MRVLKFGGTSVGSGEMIRRVANIIKERKENDQVVAVVSAMSEVTNALIDISQKALNIRDLNKIDDFIRFVKKKHYDAINMAIKDERIREHVKKIIDNRIEELEKVLIGVAYLGELSPKSRDYILSFGERLSAPIVAGSLRDLGLKAIALEGGEAGIITDKNFGNAKVIKLRVKEFLSPLLENDIVPVVTGFIGVTEDGEITTLGRGGSDYSAALIGYGLDADLIEIWTDVSGVYTTDPKLVKEAKRIPRLSYIEAMELAYFGAKVLHPRTIEPAMEKGIPILVKNTFKPEEEGTIISNDVEYSNNVVKAITTIKNVALINIFGAGMVGVSGTAARIFKALGEEGVNVILISQGSSETNISIVVSEEDVEKAINSLKREFGSFGKRSFLESSIIRDVEVDHDVSVVSVVGAGMRGAKGIAGEIFTTVSESGANIKMIAQGSSEVNISFVIDKKDLINCVRALHRKFIS